From Rutidosis leptorrhynchoides isolate AG116_Rl617_1_P2 chromosome 3, CSIRO_AGI_Rlap_v1, whole genome shotgun sequence, a single genomic window includes:
- the LOC139897450 gene encoding outer envelope protein 39, chloroplastic gives MGAQKSVHAGRAKIDFNVDFTHRLCAAMMLHSFRNSSTGSPLSLIVGSLCIKHPNLFGKSEKLDVLWDKGLSDSNILIAYRKPRPEWLAQHSFVIQHSVSPEVGIHGIPVDNFSKTGSGGVNLCRFSVGLDLDEPGSCNWSSKTSLKFEHVRPINDDGRSISRDLHGFPVTSSGSGHDCMVVVKQESRFAKANDLSFTRFSLQIEQGIPLLSKWLIFNRFKFAASKGLKLGPGFFLASLTGGSIVGDIAPYQAFAIGGVGSVRGYGEGAVGSGRSCLVANTEFTFPMNEMLDGALFFDCGTDLGSGRFVPGNPGLRHGKPGAGVGVGYGVRVKFPMGHFQVDCALNAYQQKTIYFGFSNVSS, from the exons ATGGGAGCTCAAAAGAGCGTCCATGCTGGCAGAG CCAAGATAGATTTCAATGTTGATTTTACACACAGACTTTGTGCTGCTATGATGCTTCATTCTTTCAG AAATTCAAGCACTGGCAGTCCGCTTTCACTTATTGTAGGAAG TCTTTGCATAAAACACCCCAACTTATTTGGAAAGAGTGAGAAGCTTGATGTATTGTGGGATAAAGGACTTTCAGATTCCAATATACTGATTGCTTATAGGAAGCCTAGGCCAGAATGGCTTGCTCAACATTCTTTTGTTATCCAG CACTCGGTGTCGCCTGAAGTTGGTATACATGGCATTCCTGTTGACAACTTTTCAAAAACGGGGAGTGGAGGTGTGAATCTATGTCGTTTCTCTGTTGGCTTAGACTTAGATGAGCCTGGGAGTTGTAATTGGAGCAGCAAGACTAGTTTAAAGTTTGAG CATGTGCGTCCTATCAATGATGACGGCCGGTCGATAAGTCGAGATCTGCATGGATTTCCAGTGACATCCAG TGGTAGTGGTCATGATTGCATGGTAGTAGTGAAACAGGAGTCCAGATTCGCAAAGGCAAATGACCTTAGTTTTACTCGG tttAGTCTGCAAATAGAACAAGGAATTCCTCTTTTGTCGAAGTGGTTAATTTTTAACCGTTTCAAGTTCGCTGCTTCTAAGGGACTTAAACTTGGCCCTGGATTTTTCTTGGCAAG CCTTACAGGTGGTTCAATAGTAGGTGATATAGCTCCTTACCAAGCATTTGCAATCGGTGGAGTTGGTAGTGTGCGAGGATACGGTGAAGGTGCTGTTGGATCCGGTAGGTCTTGTCTGGTTGCTAACACTGAGTTTACATTCCCAATG AATGAGATGCTTGATGGAGCCCTATTCTTTGATTGTGGAACTGATTTGGGTTCTGGTCGCTTTGTTCCAG GAAACCCGGGGTTAAGACATGGTAAACCAGGAGCTGGAGTTGGTGTTGGATATGGAGTTCGGGTCAAGTTCCCAATGGGCCACTTTCAGGTGGACTGTGCTCTCAATGCCTATCAACAAAAGACCATCTATTTTGGCTTCAGCAATGTTTCTTCTTAA